From one Streptomyces sp. R41 genomic stretch:
- a CDS encoding group II truncated hemoglobin, whose translation MTSLYEHAGGDEALHRLEEIFYAKALADPVLSEVFPRREPHHVDHLTWFTAESFGGPDRFTRELGFEHIIEVHRGLRITDEQRERFVQVYLESLDEAALPDDEPFRAAVRSHVEFGSRVAQQNSRAQMDEELHPLREVPHWDW comes from the coding sequence ATGACGAGTCTCTACGAACACGCGGGCGGCGACGAGGCCTTGCACCGCCTGGAGGAGATCTTCTACGCGAAGGCACTCGCGGACCCCGTCCTCAGCGAGGTCTTCCCACGGCGCGAACCGCACCACGTCGACCATCTGACCTGGTTCACCGCGGAATCTTTCGGCGGCCCCGACCGCTTCACCCGGGAACTCGGCTTCGAGCACATCATCGAGGTGCACCGCGGGCTGCGGATCACCGACGAACAGCGCGAACGCTTCGTACAGGTCTATCTGGAGTCATTGGACGAGGCGGCCCTGCCGGACGACGAACCGTTTCGCGCGGCGGTCCGCTCGCACGTCGAGTTCGGCTCGCGCGTTGCCCAGCAGAACTCCCGGGCGCAGATGGACGAGGAACTGCACCCGTTGCGTGAAGTCCCGCACTGGGACTGGTAG
- a CDS encoding MarR family winged helix-turn-helix transcriptional regulator: MDQPSRAAQIRRGVVRLNRRLRQERSEGGLSPNQLGVLGHLRRHGAATPGEVAAAERQRPQSLTRVFAELETAGLIAREPGTADRRQSVLTLTADGRRALERDMAERDAWLAMALGTLSETEREVLRLAGALMDRLADTEPDA, translated from the coding sequence ATGGACCAGCCCTCCCGCGCCGCCCAGATCCGCCGCGGCGTCGTGCGGCTCAACCGTCGGCTGCGGCAGGAACGGAGCGAGGGCGGGCTCAGCCCGAATCAGCTGGGGGTGCTCGGGCATCTGCGGCGGCACGGGGCCGCGACGCCGGGCGAGGTCGCGGCGGCCGAGCGGCAACGGCCGCAGTCGCTGACCCGGGTCTTCGCCGAACTGGAGACGGCAGGGCTCATCGCCCGGGAGCCCGGCACCGCCGACCGGCGCCAGTCCGTGCTCACGCTCACCGCGGACGGGCGCCGTGCGCTGGAGCGGGACATGGCCGAGCGCGACGCCTGGCTGGCCATGGCGCTCGGCACGCTGAGCGAGACCGAGCGGGAGGTACTGCGTCTCGCGGGTGCGCTGATGGACCGGCTGGCGGACACGGAGCCGGACGCGTGA
- a CDS encoding FUSC family protein, whose protein sequence is MTEKLIRSAYESALTMTAVLLCWAAALWLEGAAGLHTDVLVLAVALTLTLAGTQRTADARGRLTALVLLPAAAGVSTLLGHLMAEHYPLGAAVFTLGISLPIWIRRFGPAATKAGTLMTLPLVALLVVPGPTLPPKAQSTVVSWGWAALVGVLACGCVWLVQTAADRFVPWRPEPEPERNRPGRPSRLRPRPSTRMALQMAAAVAAALTLGRLLFDHHWPWMVLTAYVAASGNRGRNDVVRKGVERFLGACAGTLLATGVAATGTTGRTSVVLIFAVLAVALCLRPLNYACWAAGMTTALALLLGYYGQNTWSLLPTRLEEIAAGAALAVASAWWLLPVPRRRTPAPVEQASGRASRLGRT, encoded by the coding sequence GTGACCGAGAAGCTCATACGCAGTGCTTACGAATCGGCGCTCACCATGACGGCCGTGCTGCTCTGCTGGGCCGCCGCCCTGTGGCTGGAGGGTGCCGCCGGACTGCACACCGACGTCCTGGTGCTCGCGGTCGCCCTGACGCTCACCCTGGCGGGCACCCAGCGGACCGCCGACGCCCGCGGACGCCTCACGGCCCTCGTGCTACTGCCCGCCGCGGCCGGAGTCTCGACCCTGCTCGGCCACCTCATGGCCGAGCACTACCCACTCGGCGCCGCCGTCTTCACCCTCGGCATCTCCCTGCCGATCTGGATCCGCCGCTTCGGCCCGGCCGCGACGAAGGCGGGCACCCTGATGACACTGCCTCTGGTCGCCCTGCTCGTGGTCCCCGGCCCGACGCTGCCGCCCAAGGCCCAGTCGACGGTGGTGAGTTGGGGCTGGGCGGCGTTGGTCGGGGTGCTGGCGTGCGGCTGCGTCTGGCTGGTCCAGACGGCGGCGGACCGCTTCGTCCCCTGGCGGCCCGAGCCCGAGCCCGAACGGAACCGCCCTGGACGCCCCTCGCGACTGCGTCCCCGCCCGAGCACCCGCATGGCCCTGCAGATGGCGGCCGCCGTGGCCGCGGCGCTCACCCTCGGACGGCTGCTCTTCGACCACCACTGGCCGTGGATGGTCCTCACGGCGTACGTCGCCGCGAGCGGCAACCGGGGCCGGAACGACGTCGTACGCAAGGGAGTCGAACGCTTCCTCGGCGCCTGCGCCGGCACTCTGCTGGCCACCGGCGTGGCCGCGACCGGAACAACCGGCCGGACGTCCGTCGTCCTGATCTTCGCCGTCCTGGCAGTCGCCTTGTGCCTGCGCCCGCTGAACTACGCCTGCTGGGCCGCGGGCATGACCACGGCCCTCGCCCTCCTCCTCGGCTACTACGGCCAGAACACGTGGAGCCTCCTGCCGACCCGCCTCGAAGAGATCGCCGCAGGCGCGGCGCTGGCGGTGGCGTCGGCGTGGTGGCTGCTCCCGGTGCCACGACGCCGGACACCCGCGCCGGTCGAGCAGGCCTCCGGCAGAGCGAGCCGTCTCGGGCGGACCTGA
- a CDS encoding subtype B tannase, with protein sequence MGIGATAGVAAAGGFALSANASGKSAAKSSDALVFDKDGYTELTTTITDADGHDKEVVYHFWKAITYVTNPVDEKYQSLKVSVPVKIDGKAVDATDAPIVFANSVGGYMPSSVADATGVGGGMTGAPTGGASGSATPSASASSSSGTGEVQSGGNAMLNGQGEMVNLGKLGLAAGYVVVEPGARGRTLTDSDGNYYGTAPAAIVDLKAAVRYVRANKGVIPGDTDRIVSTGTSAGGALSSLLGASGDSRVYDSYLKELGAAEASDAIFATGAWCPITDLEHADGAYEWNWGTNVTQSTGKAVDQAVSKELRSQFAEYQASLRLRGLNGFGPLTARNYDEYMVKQYLEPSATKYLTDLSDSDRASYLAANTFITWSGGRATFSWADFLTHVGARKKTTPAFDAFDLSTGENNEFGKDKTQARHFTAYSLKNDTTGATGKRLESDIPEKLNLMNPMYHLKEHNPSRSKHWWIRLGTKDSDTSLTISANLAAAVADLGDDVNHLYYWDEGHGSNIDPADFITWIAKVTGYKKRATK encoded by the coding sequence ATGGGCATAGGCGCGACCGCCGGAGTCGCAGCAGCCGGCGGCTTCGCCTTGAGTGCGAACGCGTCGGGCAAGTCCGCAGCGAAGTCGTCGGACGCCCTGGTCTTCGACAAGGACGGCTACACCGAGCTGACGACGACCATCACCGATGCCGACGGCCATGACAAGGAAGTGGTCTACCACTTCTGGAAGGCCATCACGTATGTCACCAACCCGGTGGACGAGAAGTACCAGAGCCTGAAAGTCAGCGTCCCCGTCAAGATCGACGGCAAGGCCGTGGACGCCACCGACGCGCCCATCGTCTTCGCCAACTCGGTCGGCGGTTACATGCCGTCGTCCGTGGCCGACGCCACCGGTGTGGGCGGCGGCATGACCGGCGCTCCCACCGGCGGGGCGAGCGGCAGTGCCACGCCCAGCGCCTCCGCGTCCAGCAGCAGCGGGACGGGCGAGGTGCAGTCCGGCGGCAACGCAATGCTCAACGGCCAGGGCGAGATGGTCAACCTCGGCAAGCTGGGCCTGGCGGCCGGGTATGTCGTCGTGGAGCCGGGCGCGCGCGGCCGGACCCTCACCGACTCGGACGGCAACTACTACGGCACCGCGCCGGCCGCCATCGTGGACCTGAAGGCCGCAGTGCGGTACGTGCGCGCCAACAAGGGCGTCATCCCGGGCGACACCGACCGGATCGTCTCCACCGGCACCAGCGCCGGCGGCGCCCTGTCCTCCCTGCTGGGCGCGTCCGGCGACAGCCGTGTCTACGACTCCTACCTCAAGGAGCTCGGCGCGGCCGAGGCGAGCGACGCCATCTTCGCGACCGGCGCCTGGTGCCCGATCACCGACCTGGAGCATGCCGACGGCGCCTACGAGTGGAACTGGGGCACCAACGTCACCCAGAGCACCGGCAAGGCCGTCGACCAGGCCGTCTCCAAAGAGCTGCGGTCCCAGTTCGCCGAGTACCAGGCCTCCCTCAGGCTGCGCGGCCTGAACGGCTTCGGTCCACTGACGGCCCGCAACTACGACGAGTACATGGTGAAGCAGTACCTGGAGCCGTCGGCGACCAAGTACCTGACGGACCTGTCGGACTCGGACCGCGCGTCCTACCTCGCCGCGAACACGTTCATCACCTGGTCCGGCGGCAGGGCGACCTTCTCCTGGGCCGACTTCCTCACCCACGTGGGCGCCCGGAAGAAGACCACGCCGGCCTTCGACGCGTTCGACCTGTCCACGGGCGAGAACAACGAGTTCGGCAAGGACAAGACGCAGGCCCGCCACTTCACGGCGTACAGCCTGAAGAACGACACCACGGGCGCCACCGGCAAGCGGCTCGAGAGCGACATCCCCGAGAAGCTCAACCTGATGAACCCGATGTACCACCTCAAGGAGCACAACCCGAGCCGCTCCAAGCACTGGTGGATCCGCCTCGGCACCAAGGACTCCGACACCTCGCTGACGATCTCCGCCAACCTCGCCGCCGCCGTCGCCGACCTCGGCGACGACGTCAACCACCTCTACTACTGGGACGAGGGCCACGGTTCGAACATCGACCCGGCCGACTTCATCACCTGGATCGCCAAGGTGACGGGCTACAAGAAGCGCGCCACGAAGTAG
- a CDS encoding YceI family protein, whose product MGIFGRKSDTTDTNVSTAPSAVSPDLAALTGDYTIDPAHSSFGFVARHAMVTNVKGSFQEFEGALHLDGTDPSKSTATIDIKMESVETGSADRDGHLKSSDFFKVDEFPTMTFRSTKAEALGGDDYRITGDLEILGTTKPITIDLEFNGSAKDPFGNERVGFEGKAEILRSEWGLTWNAALETGGFLVSDKIKLNFDISAIKNAG is encoded by the coding sequence ATGGGCATCTTCGGCCGCAAGAGCGACACCACGGACACCAACGTCAGCACGGCACCCTCCGCCGTGAGCCCCGACCTGGCCGCACTGACCGGTGACTACACGATCGACCCGGCGCACTCGTCGTTCGGCTTCGTCGCGCGCCACGCGATGGTGACGAACGTCAAGGGCAGCTTCCAGGAGTTCGAGGGCGCCCTGCACCTGGACGGCACGGACCCCTCCAAGTCCACGGCCACCATCGACATCAAGATGGAGAGCGTCGAGACCGGTTCCGCGGACCGTGACGGCCACCTGAAGAGCTCCGACTTCTTCAAGGTCGACGAGTTCCCCACGATGACCTTCCGCTCCACCAAGGCGGAGGCCCTGGGCGGCGACGACTACCGGATCACCGGTGACCTGGAGATCCTCGGCACGACGAAGCCGATCACCATCGACCTGGAGTTCAACGGCTCCGCGAAGGACCCGTTCGGCAACGAGCGCGTGGGCTTCGAGGGCAAGGCCGAGATCCTGCGCTCCGAGTGGGGTCTGACCTGGAACGCGGCCCTTGAAACCGGTGGATTCCTCGTCTCCGACAAGATCAAGCTGAACTTCGACATCTCGGCGATCAAGAACGCCGGCTGA
- a CDS encoding acyl-CoA carboxylase subunit beta, with protein sequence MTVLDEAGSASSTGEPTDARGRVAELHAIRAEALRGPSEKATEAQHAKGKLTARERIELLLDAGSFQEVEQLRRHRATGFGLEAKKPYSDGVITGWGTVEGRTVFVYAHDFRIFGGALGEAHATKIHKIMDMAIAAGAPLVSLNDGAGARIQEGVSALAGYGGIFQRNTRASGVIPQISVMLGPCAGGAAYSPALTDFVFMVRDTSQMFITGPDVVKAVTGEEITQNGLGGADVHAETSGVCHFAYDDEETCIAEVRYLLSMLPQNNRENPPHVASEDPADRRSDILLDLVPADGNRPYDMAKVIEELVDDGDYLEVHERWARNIICALARLDGQVVGIVANQPQTLAGVLDIEASEKAARFVQMCDAFNIPIVTLLDVPGFLPGVDQEHGGIIRHGAKLLYAYCNATVPRISLILRKAYGGAYIVMDSQSIGADLTYAWPTNEIAVMGAEGAANVIFRRQIAEAADPEAMRVRMVKEYKAELMHPYYAAERGLVDDVIDPAETREVLIKSLAMLHTKHADLPSRKHGNPPQ encoded by the coding sequence ATGACCGTTTTGGATGAGGCTGGATCCGCAAGCTCCACAGGCGAGCCCACGGACGCGCGCGGGCGCGTGGCCGAACTGCACGCGATCCGTGCGGAGGCGCTGCGGGGCCCCAGTGAGAAGGCGACCGAGGCGCAGCACGCCAAGGGCAAGCTGACCGCCCGGGAGCGTATCGAGCTGCTGCTGGACGCGGGCTCCTTCCAGGAGGTCGAGCAGCTGCGCCGGCACCGGGCGACCGGGTTCGGCCTGGAGGCCAAGAAGCCGTACAGCGACGGTGTGATCACCGGCTGGGGCACGGTGGAGGGCCGTACGGTCTTCGTGTACGCGCACGACTTCCGGATCTTCGGCGGCGCGCTGGGTGAGGCCCACGCCACGAAGATCCACAAGATCATGGACATGGCCATCGCGGCCGGCGCGCCGCTGGTGTCCCTGAACGACGGCGCGGGCGCCCGTATCCAGGAGGGCGTCTCGGCGCTCGCCGGCTACGGCGGCATCTTCCAGCGCAACACCAGGGCGTCGGGCGTGATCCCGCAGATCAGCGTGATGCTCGGCCCGTGCGCGGGCGGCGCGGCCTACAGCCCGGCGCTGACGGACTTCGTGTTCATGGTCCGTGACACCTCGCAGATGTTCATCACCGGCCCGGACGTGGTCAAGGCCGTCACCGGCGAGGAGATCACGCAGAACGGCCTGGGCGGCGCGGACGTGCACGCCGAGACGTCGGGCGTGTGCCACTTCGCGTACGACGACGAGGAGACCTGCATCGCCGAGGTGCGCTACCTCCTGTCGATGCTGCCGCAGAACAACCGCGAGAACCCCCCGCACGTCGCCTCCGAGGACCCGGCGGACCGCCGCTCGGACATCCTGCTGGACCTGGTTCCGGCGGACGGCAACCGCCCGTACGACATGGCCAAGGTCATCGAGGAACTCGTCGACGACGGCGACTACCTGGAGGTCCACGAGCGCTGGGCGCGCAACATCATCTGCGCGCTGGCCCGCCTCGACGGCCAGGTCGTCGGCATCGTCGCCAACCAGCCGCAGACCCTCGCGGGCGTGCTGGACATCGAAGCCTCCGAAAAAGCTGCGCGCTTTGTCCAGATGTGTGACGCTTTTAACATTCCGATCGTCACCCTCCTGGACGTCCCCGGATTCCTCCCGGGCGTCGACCAGGAGCACGGCGGGATCATTCGACACGGCGCGAAGCTCCTCTACGCCTACTGCAACGCGACCGTACCGAGGATCTCGCTCATCCTGCGCAAGGCGTACGGAGGTGCCTACATCGTCATGGACAGCCAGTCCATCGGTGCCGACCTCACCTACGCCTGGCCCACCAACGAGATCGCCGTGATGGGTGCGGAAGGTGCCGCCAACGTCATCTTCCGCCGCCAGATCGCCGAGGCAGCCGATCCCGAGGCGATGCGGGTGCGCATGGTCAAGGAGTACAAGGCCGAGCTGATGCACCCGTACTACGCGGCGGAGCGGGGCCTGGTCGACGACGTCATCGACCCGGCGGAAACCCGCGAGGTCCTGATCAAGTCGCTCGCGATGCTGCACACCAAGCACGCGGACCTGCCCTCGCGCAAGCACGGCAACCCCCCGCAGTAA
- a CDS encoding acyl-CoA carboxylase subunit epsilon → MSTPDIRVEKGHAEPEEVAAITAILLARAAAASTDAPAHRGRLKAGWRRLEREPGFRAPHSWH, encoded by the coding sequence ATGAGCACCCCTGACATCCGCGTCGAGAAGGGCCACGCCGAGCCCGAGGAAGTCGCCGCCATCACGGCCATCCTCCTGGCTCGCGCGGCCGCCGCCTCCACCGATGCGCCGGCCCACCGCGGCCGCCTCAAGGCCGGCTGGCGCCGCCTTGAGCGCGAGCCCGGCTTCCGCGCTCCGCACAGCTGGCACTGA
- a CDS encoding ATP/GTP-binding protein: MDFASSSGGPSRSTTSAKIVVAGGFGVGKTTFVGAVSEINPLRTEAVMTSASAGIDDLTHTGDKTTTTVAMDFGRITLDQDLILYLFGTPGQDRFWFMWDDLVRGAIGAVVLVDTRRLADCFPAVDYFENSGLPFVIALNGFDGNQPYNPDEVREALQIGPDTPIITTDARHRADAKSTLITLVEHALMARLR; this comes from the coding sequence GTGGACTTCGCAAGCTCTAGCGGAGGGCCTTCCCGCTCCACCACGTCCGCGAAGATCGTGGTGGCGGGCGGCTTCGGCGTGGGCAAGACCACGTTCGTCGGCGCCGTCTCGGAGATCAACCCGCTGCGCACCGAGGCCGTCATGACGTCCGCTTCCGCGGGCATCGACGACCTCACGCACACCGGAGACAAGACGACGACCACCGTCGCCATGGACTTCGGCCGCATCACCCTGGACCAGGACCTGATCCTCTACCTGTTCGGCACCCCCGGTCAGGACCGCTTCTGGTTCATGTGGGACGACCTGGTCCGCGGCGCCATCGGTGCCGTCGTCCTGGTGGACACCCGCCGTCTCGCCGACTGCTTCCCCGCGGTCGACTACTTCGAGAACAGCGGCCTGCCCTTCGTCATCGCGCTGAACGGCTTCGACGGCAACCAGCCGTACAACCCCGACGAGGTCCGCGAGGCCCTCCAGATCGGCCCCGACACCCCGATCATCACGACGGACGCCCGCCACCGCGCGGACGCCAAGTCCACGCTGATCACGCTGGTCGAGCACGCCCTGATGGCGCGCCTGCGCTAG
- a CDS encoding DUF742 domain-containing protein produces the protein MATPPGGSSSGNWSYGPGQGQGGQGDGSQNPNRYNFPSAPSHRRQPYAPQGPQGPGPSPYDQPPAPRIQPVQPQRRSPEPSPAGASNNPLVRPYAMTGGRTRPRYQLAIEALVHTTAQPHQMQGQLPEHQRICNLCREIKSVAEISALLTIPLGVARILVADLAEAGLVAIHQPGGDESAGGQPAVTLLERVLSGLRKL, from the coding sequence GTGGCAACACCCCCAGGCGGTTCGTCTTCGGGCAACTGGTCGTACGGCCCCGGCCAGGGGCAGGGCGGCCAGGGTGACGGTTCTCAGAACCCGAACCGGTACAACTTCCCCTCCGCGCCCAGCCACCGGCGTCAGCCGTACGCGCCCCAGGGCCCCCAGGGCCCCGGTCCGTCGCCGTACGACCAGCCTCCGGCACCGCGCATCCAGCCTGTGCAACCGCAGCGACGCTCACCCGAGCCGTCGCCCGCGGGGGCGTCGAACAACCCTCTGGTGCGCCCGTACGCCATGACGGGCGGCCGCACCAGGCCCCGCTACCAGCTCGCCATCGAGGCGCTGGTGCACACCACCGCGCAGCCGCACCAGATGCAGGGCCAGCTGCCCGAGCATCAGCGGATCTGCAACCTCTGCCGGGAGATCAAGTCGGTGGCCGAAATCTCGGCCCTGCTGACGATCCCTCTCGGCGTGGCCAGGATTCTCGTCGCCGACTTGGCGGAGGCGGGCCTGGTCGCCATTCATCAGCCCGGCGGCGACGAGAGCGCCGGCGGCCAGCCAGCCGTGACATTGCTCGAAAGGGTGCTCAGTGGACTTCGCAAGCTCTAG
- a CDS encoding roadblock/LC7 domain-containing protein: MSQAAQNLNWLITNFVDNTPGVSHTVVVSADGLLLAMSEGFPRDRADQLAAVASGLTSLTAGASRIFEGGSVNQTVVEMERGFLFIMSVSDGSSLAVLAHPEADIGLIGYEMALLVDRAGTVLTPDLRAELQGSLLN, encoded by the coding sequence ATGAGCCAGGCGGCACAGAACCTGAACTGGTTGATCACCAACTTCGTGGACAACACCCCCGGGGTGTCCCACACGGTGGTGGTCTCCGCCGACGGACTCCTTCTGGCGATGTCCGAAGGCTTTCCCCGTGACCGCGCCGACCAGCTGGCGGCCGTCGCCTCCGGTCTGACCTCGTTGACCGCGGGTGCCTCCCGCATCTTCGAGGGCGGCAGTGTGAACCAGACGGTTGTGGAGATGGAGCGAGGATTCCTCTTCATCATGTCCGTTTCCGATGGTTCATCGCTCGCGGTCCTCGCACACCCGGAGGCGGACATCGGTCTCATTGGGTACGAGATGGCGCTTCTGGTGGACCGTGCGGGTACGGTCCTGACCCCGGACCTTCGAGCAGAGCTCCAGGGGAGCCTTCTCAACTAG